In one window of Gorilla gorilla gorilla isolate KB3781 chromosome 2, NHGRI_mGorGor1-v2.1_pri, whole genome shotgun sequence DNA:
- the RMP64 gene encoding nucleolus and neural progenitor protein isoform X5: protein MKVLGACKLLLRLLDCCCKTFLLTVKHLGLQEFIILNLVMVGLVSRLWVLYKGVLKRLILLYEPLFGLLQEVARIQPMPYFKDFTFPSDITEFLGQPYFEAFKKKMPTAFAAKGINKLLNKLFLINEQSPRASEETLLGISKKAKQMKINVQNNVDLGQPVKNKRVFKEKSSEFDVRAFCNQLKHKATQETSFDFKCSQSRLKTTKYSSQKVTGTPHAKSFVQRFREAESFTQLSEEIQMAVVWCRSKKLKAQAIFLGNKLLKSNRLKHLEAQGTSLPKKLECIKTSICNHLLRGSGIKTSKHHLRQRRSQNKFLRRQRKPQRKLQSTLLREIQQFSQGTWKSATDTSAKWRLSHCTVHRTDLYPNSKQLLNSGVSMPVIQTKEKMIHENLRGIHENETDSWTVMQINKNSTSGTIKETDDIDDIFALMGV, encoded by the exons ATGAAGGTTTTGGGAGCCTGCAAGTTGTTGCTCCGCTTGTTGGACTGCTGCTGCAAAACTTTTCT TTTGACTGTGAAACATCTAGGTTTGCAAGAGTTCATTATTTTAAACCTTGTGATGGTTGGGCTGGTGAGCAGGTTATG GGTTCTCTATAAAGGTGTCTTAAAAAGGTTGATTTTGTTATATGAGCCTTTGTTTGGATTGCTTCAAGAGGTTGCTAGGATTCAACCAATGCCTTACTTCAAAGATTTTACCTTTCCTTCTGATATCACTGAATTTTTAGGACAGCCATATTTTGaagcctttaagaaaaaaatgcctaCAGCTTTTGCAgctaaaggaataaataaattgctAAATAAACTGTTTTTAATAAATGAGCAGTCACCAAGAGCCAGTGAAGAAACCTTACTTGGAATTTCAAAAAAAGCTAAACAAATGAAGATCAATGTACAGAATAATGTGGATCTTGGACAGCCAGTAAAGAATAAGAGAGTCTTCAAAG AAAAGTCATCAGAATTTGATGTGAGGGCTTTCTGCAACCAGCTGAAACACAAAGCTACTCAG GAGACCAGttttgattttaaatgttctcaatcCAGACTAAAGACAACCAAGTATTCTTCTCAGAAAGTGACAGGAACTCCTCATGCCAAAAGTTTTGTGCAAAGATTCCGAGAGGCTGAGTCCTTCACACAACTTTCTGAAGAAATCCAGATGGCAGTTGTATGGTGCAGGAGCAAAAAACTCAAGGCTCAGGCCATTTTTCTGGGTAACAAACTTCTTAAAAGCAACCGGCTTAAACATCTGGAAGCTCAAGGTACTAG TTTGCCAAAGAAACTAGAGTGCATAAAAACGTCTATTTGCAACCACCTTCTTCGTGGCTCAGGTATCAAAACTTCAAAGCATCATCTGAGACAGAGAAGATCACAGAATAAATTTTTACGGAGACAAAGGAAACCACAGAGAAAGTTGCAGTCGACTCTTTTAAGGGAAATTCAGCAGTTCTCTCAAGGGACTTGGAAGAGTGCTACAGATACCAGTGCTAAGTGGAGACTCTCACACTGTACTGTGCATAGAACTGATCTCTACCCTAACAGTAAGCAGCTCTTGAATAGTGGAGTTTCAATGCCTGTCATACAAACTAAGGAGAAAATGATTCATGAAAATCTTAGAGGCATCCATGAAAATGAAACTGATTCGTGGACGgtgatgcaaataaataaaaacagtacaTCAGGAACCATTAAGGAGACAGATGACATTGAtgatatttttgctttaatgGGAGTTTAG
- the RMP64 gene encoding nucleolus and neural progenitor protein isoform X3, producing the protein MNLEGSVQDLFELFSSNENQPLTTKVCVVPSQPVVELVLMKVLGACKLLLRLLDCCCKTFLLTVKHLGLQEFIILNLVMVGLVSRLWVLYKGVLKRLILLYEPLFGLLQEVARIQPMPYFKDFTFPSDITEFLGQPYFEAFKKKMPTAFAAKGINKLLNKLFLINEQSPRASEETLLGISKKAKQMKINVQNNVDLGQPVKNKRVFKEKSSEFDVRAFCNQLKHKATQETSFDFKCSQSRLKTTKYSSQKVTGTPHAKSFVQRFREAESFTQLSEEIQMAVVWCRSKKLKAQAIFLGNKLLKSNRLKHLEAQGTSLPKKLECIKTSICNHLLRGSGIKTSKHHLRQRRSQNKFLRRQRKPQRKLQSTLLREIQQFSQGTWKSATDTSAKWRLSHCTVHRTDLYPNSKQLLNSGVSMPVIQTKEKMIHENLRGIHENETDSWTVMQINKNSTSGTIKETDDIDDIFALMGV; encoded by the exons A tgAAAATCAGCCCTTAACTACCAAAGTATGTGTTGTCCCCAGTCAGCCAGTGGTGGAGTTGGTGTTGATGAAGGTTTTGGGAGCCTGCAAGTTGTTGCTCCGCTTGTTGGACTGCTGCTGCAAAACTTTTCT TTTGACTGTGAAACATCTAGGTTTGCAAGAGTTCATTATTTTAAACCTTGTGATGGTTGGGCTGGTGAGCAGGTTATG GGTTCTCTATAAAGGTGTCTTAAAAAGGTTGATTTTGTTATATGAGCCTTTGTTTGGATTGCTTCAAGAGGTTGCTAGGATTCAACCAATGCCTTACTTCAAAGATTTTACCTTTCCTTCTGATATCACTGAATTTTTAGGACAGCCATATTTTGaagcctttaagaaaaaaatgcctaCAGCTTTTGCAgctaaaggaataaataaattgctAAATAAACTGTTTTTAATAAATGAGCAGTCACCAAGAGCCAGTGAAGAAACCTTACTTGGAATTTCAAAAAAAGCTAAACAAATGAAGATCAATGTACAGAATAATGTGGATCTTGGACAGCCAGTAAAGAATAAGAGAGTCTTCAAAG AAAAGTCATCAGAATTTGATGTGAGGGCTTTCTGCAACCAGCTGAAACACAAAGCTACTCAG GAGACCAGttttgattttaaatgttctcaatcCAGACTAAAGACAACCAAGTATTCTTCTCAGAAAGTGACAGGAACTCCTCATGCCAAAAGTTTTGTGCAAAGATTCCGAGAGGCTGAGTCCTTCACACAACTTTCTGAAGAAATCCAGATGGCAGTTGTATGGTGCAGGAGCAAAAAACTCAAGGCTCAGGCCATTTTTCTGGGTAACAAACTTCTTAAAAGCAACCGGCTTAAACATCTGGAAGCTCAAGGTACTAG TTTGCCAAAGAAACTAGAGTGCATAAAAACGTCTATTTGCAACCACCTTCTTCGTGGCTCAGGTATCAAAACTTCAAAGCATCATCTGAGACAGAGAAGATCACAGAATAAATTTTTACGGAGACAAAGGAAACCACAGAGAAAGTTGCAGTCGACTCTTTTAAGGGAAATTCAGCAGTTCTCTCAAGGGACTTGGAAGAGTGCTACAGATACCAGTGCTAAGTGGAGACTCTCACACTGTACTGTGCATAGAACTGATCTCTACCCTAACAGTAAGCAGCTCTTGAATAGTGGAGTTTCAATGCCTGTCATACAAACTAAGGAGAAAATGATTCATGAAAATCTTAGAGGCATCCATGAAAATGAAACTGATTCGTGGACGgtgatgcaaataaataaaaacagtacaTCAGGAACCATTAAGGAGACAGATGACATTGAtgatatttttgctttaatgGGAGTTTAG
- the RMP64 gene encoding nucleolus and neural progenitor protein isoform X2 — MGRHKPHLALKQVEQCLKRLKNMNLEGSVQDLFELFSSNENQPLTTKVCVVPSQPVVELVLMKVLGACKLLLRLLDCCCKTFLLTVKHLGLQEFIILNLVMVGLVSRLWVLYKGVLKRLILLYEPLFGLLQEVARIQPMPYFKDFTFPSDITEFLGQPYFEAFKKKMPTAFAAKGINKLLNKLFLINEQSPRASEETLLGISKKAKQMKINVQNNVDLGQPVKNKRVFKEKSSEFDVRAFCNQLKHKATQETSFDFKCSQSRLKTTKYSSQKVTGTPHAKSFVQRFREAESFTQLSEEIQMAVVWCRSKKLKAQAIFLGNKLLKSNRLKHLEAQGTSLPKKLECIKTSICNHLLRGSGIKTSKHHLRQRRSQNKFLRRQRKPQRKLQSTLLREIQQFSQGTWKSATDTSAKWRLSHCTVHRTDLYPNSKQLLNSGVSMPVIQTKEKMIHENLRGIHENETDSWTVMQINKNSTSGTIKETDDIDDIFALMGV; from the exons A tgAAAATCAGCCCTTAACTACCAAAGTATGTGTTGTCCCCAGTCAGCCAGTGGTGGAGTTGGTGTTGATGAAGGTTTTGGGAGCCTGCAAGTTGTTGCTCCGCTTGTTGGACTGCTGCTGCAAAACTTTTCT TTTGACTGTGAAACATCTAGGTTTGCAAGAGTTCATTATTTTAAACCTTGTGATGGTTGGGCTGGTGAGCAGGTTATG GGTTCTCTATAAAGGTGTCTTAAAAAGGTTGATTTTGTTATATGAGCCTTTGTTTGGATTGCTTCAAGAGGTTGCTAGGATTCAACCAATGCCTTACTTCAAAGATTTTACCTTTCCTTCTGATATCACTGAATTTTTAGGACAGCCATATTTTGaagcctttaagaaaaaaatgcctaCAGCTTTTGCAgctaaaggaataaataaattgctAAATAAACTGTTTTTAATAAATGAGCAGTCACCAAGAGCCAGTGAAGAAACCTTACTTGGAATTTCAAAAAAAGCTAAACAAATGAAGATCAATGTACAGAATAATGTGGATCTTGGACAGCCAGTAAAGAATAAGAGAGTCTTCAAAG AAAAGTCATCAGAATTTGATGTGAGGGCTTTCTGCAACCAGCTGAAACACAAAGCTACTCAG GAGACCAGttttgattttaaatgttctcaatcCAGACTAAAGACAACCAAGTATTCTTCTCAGAAAGTGACAGGAACTCCTCATGCCAAAAGTTTTGTGCAAAGATTCCGAGAGGCTGAGTCCTTCACACAACTTTCTGAAGAAATCCAGATGGCAGTTGTATGGTGCAGGAGCAAAAAACTCAAGGCTCAGGCCATTTTTCTGGGTAACAAACTTCTTAAAAGCAACCGGCTTAAACATCTGGAAGCTCAAGGTACTAG TTTGCCAAAGAAACTAGAGTGCATAAAAACGTCTATTTGCAACCACCTTCTTCGTGGCTCAGGTATCAAAACTTCAAAGCATCATCTGAGACAGAGAAGATCACAGAATAAATTTTTACGGAGACAAAGGAAACCACAGAGAAAGTTGCAGTCGACTCTTTTAAGGGAAATTCAGCAGTTCTCTCAAGGGACTTGGAAGAGTGCTACAGATACCAGTGCTAAGTGGAGACTCTCACACTGTACTGTGCATAGAACTGATCTCTACCCTAACAGTAAGCAGCTCTTGAATAGTGGAGTTTCAATGCCTGTCATACAAACTAAGGAGAAAATGATTCATGAAAATCTTAGAGGCATCCATGAAAATGAAACTGATTCGTGGACGgtgatgcaaataaataaaaacagtacaTCAGGAACCATTAAGGAGACAGATGACATTGAtgatatttttgctttaatgGGAGTTTAG